From Mauremys mutica isolate MM-2020 ecotype Southern chromosome 17, ASM2049712v1, whole genome shotgun sequence, one genomic window encodes:
- the LOC123351443 gene encoding ras-related protein Rab-3C-like codes for MASPNNTRQAQKDAADQNFDYVFKLLITGNSSVGKTSFLFRYTNDSFTSAFVSTVGIAFKVKAVYRNEKRFKLQIWGLNSSKPAPRSTST; via the exons atGGCCTCCCCCAACAACACCCGGCAGGCCCAGAAAGATGCCGCCGACCAGAACTTCGACTACGTGTTCAAGCTGCTGATCACTGGGAACAGCAGCGTGGGGAAGACGTCCTTCCTGTTCCGCTACACCAACGACTCCTTCACCTCGGCCTTCGTCAGCACCGTGGGCATCGCCTTCAAGGTCAAGGCGGTCTACAGGAACGAGAAGAGATTCAAGCTGCAGATCTGG ggTTTGAATTCTTCGAAGCCAGCGCCAAGGTCAACATCAACGTAG